The Amblyraja radiata isolate CabotCenter1 chromosome 29, sAmbRad1.1.pri, whole genome shotgun sequence genomic interval AATGGTGTTGCAACTCCTTGCTGCGTCCCAGATAAACTCTTCTCCATCAACCTGCTGTACTTTGATGACGATGAAAACGTGGTGCTGAAACAGTACGATGACATGGTCGCTGGCAGTTGTGGATGCCATTAGTTCACCCACTctacagcggtagaactgctgccttacagcgccagaaacccgggttcgatcccgaccacaggtgttgcccgtatggagtttgtacattctcattgtgaccgcgtgggttttctccaggtgctccggtttcctcccacactccaaagacgtacaggtttgcaggttaattggcctctgtggatTGACCCTAGTCCATAGCATGGTGCAAGTGTGGGgctgtgatcgctggtcaactcggtgggctgaagggcctgcttccacgctgcagctctaaagtctaaaaaagtcCTTCAATCACCATCCAGAGAGAAAACCATGAATGTCAGTCAGGGAACAAATGTAGCGCCACAGAATTACTATTGCCGAGGAAGTGAGACAAGACATCTTCAAAAAATCTGGAAGGAATGGACTCACAGGAATCCGTTTAAAAACATTATGTAAATAAATTGGCTGTCTATGTGacagactttttttttaaaaaggcaaccCAAAAAACAAACTGTGGTGACTCCACAGCACATTGTTGTATAATATGCATatgtttatatttttaatatagaTGTATTAATATATGCAGAATTGTGAAAACTATTGCAAGAGTTCATAAGTGTATAAAATGTATAAAATCTAATAAATATAAATGTATTGTGTTAGATTCAGGCAAAATTCAAATAGTTTGAAAGATCAGAACTGAGCCTTTAGAAAAGCTGTGAGAATTCAGTGACAAGCTCAATTATTCCATGGTCAGGATTATCCTTGAAAATCTGACAACCACACAATCTTTAGGGCGGCAGGTTGGCGTAGCGGTGGTGTTGCTgctgcacagcgccagagacccgggttcaatcctgtctacgggtgctgtctgtacggagtttatacattcttcctgtgactgagtgggttttcagcgggtgctcttgtttcctcctacactccaaagatgtacaggtttgtaggttaattggcttctgtaaattgtaaattgtctgtagtgcgcaggatagtgctaagtgctcgcggtgatcgctggtcggcatggactcggagggctgaagggcctgtttccacactgtagctctaaagactcacgggttattgatattcTTTGTACAGCTCAGCAATTTCTCTCCAAAGTATTTTAAACTCCTGACACGTTTGTGATGGTTTAACAATGAGGAAACACAATACAGGCAGGTGACACTAAATCAGCAAAGTAGGTTACATGCGATTATACGAAGAGGATAAACACCGCATCAGGTTCTTACTTAGAAAGAAAATCCACCCCACTATAGCCCACATGTTCCAACCTCTATCATTCCCACACCCAGGAAGCAGCACAGAAATCCTGTGCTGAAGAGAGATCAGCTAAAGCCAACAATAGCTGTTTTTATTTACAAaatatcagaggtgcaaagggatttggaagcgctggtgcaggattgcCAAAAGGTcaatttgcaggttgaatcggtagtaaggaaagcagatgcaatgttagcattcatttccagaggactagaatataaaagaaaGGATGTGacactgaggctttataaggtactGGTCtgacagcatttggagtattgagcagttttgggccccatatctgaggagggatgtgctggcattggagaggggccagagaaggtttatgagaaTAATCCCAGGGCTAATCAGATTAACATGCGATGAGtatttgacggctctgggcccatactcgctggagtttacaaggatgagggagggatctcattgaaacccacCAAATAGTGAAGggtttggatagagtagatgcggagaggatgtttgccgtagtgggagagtctaggactagagggcacagcctcagaataaaaggacatacctttagaaaggagttgggGAAGAATCTCTTGAGAcacagggtagtgaatctgtggaatccattgccacagacagctgtagtGGCAAAatcatcgggtatttttaaagcagagattgagtcTCTTGATTGGTAAATGTGTCAAAAgttgggtgaaggcaggaaaattgggttgagtgggaaagatacatcagctatgattgaatggtagagtagacacgatgggctgaacggcctaattctgcacctataactTATAAACCTAAATGGGAAAAGCTAGCAAGGTCAACTTTTATTGACGCGCCTTAATAGACGTTGAATAAGTGATGGTGAGCTACCTTCTTGAGCAGCTGCAATCCTTTATCTGCATGAATGGcggggcagacttgatgggccgaatggcctaattctactcctgtgacTAATGAACATCAATATGGGAATAGCTGGCAAGGTCACCATTTATTGGCGCTCCTTAATTCCcctttaacaagtaatggtgagctaccttcttgaactgctgcagtccttctTCTGCACGAACCCCCTCAGTGGTTTGTGGTAAGGAGTTCTAGGATTCAGACAGCCGCTGAGGCAAAATCAACGATGTAGATCATGGGATGAGGTTCTACCGATGTAGTATTCTCATGTACTTGCTGCCCTAGTCCTTCTTGGGGGGGTTGCATGTTTAGGAGTGCTGTTGAAGTAGCCCAAACTCTGGGTGCCACTGAACTGATTTTTCCCAGCCGTTGTTCAGCTTAGTCTACCGTTGAACCTGTAATCCTCTAGGCAATAGGAGTGTGTTCCGTCATATTCCTGGCTTCTGCTTTTTAGACAATGCAAAGGTTCACAGTAGAGAGAAATACAACTAGACCAGCCACACTcaaactgaaggtacacaaaattgctggggaaactcagcgggtgcagccgctgagtttccccagcaattttgtgtaccttcgatattccagcatctgcagttcccttttgaacacactcAAACTGAGTTGCGGTGAGTGTGCTGACTCCTGACTTTCCaaaacttgaattgaattgaatacctttattgtcattcagacctcgttcagaccgtaaggtctgaatgacaataaaggtattcaattcaattcaattcaagttttGGAAAGTCAGGAGTCAGCACACTCACCGCAACTCAGTTTGAGTGTGGCTGGTCCAGTTGTATTTCTCTCTACTGTGATCCATGGGGCATTGATGATAGGAAACTCAATGGTAATATCACTGAAAGTGATGGATGAGTTATCCTTGTTGAAAATGGGCATCATTGTCACACGTCCAACAAATGCTACTCACCACATATCAGCCCATGCCTTAATGCGGTCTGGATTCCACTGCACGCAGACACACATTGTTTAACTAAAGGAGTtattaatggtggaatattgtttACAGATAACTGTACATATCCAGCGCAATCTTTATGATGGAAAAAGGTTTCTTTATAAAGCAGCCGATGGTGGATGCTGGGTCACCCCCGAGAGGAACTCTTGCAGCCCTGCTGCAGGTTCTGCTCACTTATATTGTAACATAACCTGGGGGGCAGCATAGTggaggagcggtagagttgctgctttacagcgccagacacccaggtttgatcctaactatgggtgctgtctgcacggagtttacacgttctccatgTCATCATCTGGGTTTTTTCCAGGGGTGCTCTCGTGTCCACCCactgcaaagagtcatacagtgtggaaacaggcccttcggcccaacttgccgcaccagccaacatgtcccagctacacttgttccACCaggccgcgtttggcccatatccctccaaacctgtcctatccatgtacttgtctaactatgtcttaaacgttgggatagtcccagcctcaactacctcctctggcagcttgttccatacacccaccatccatggtgtgaaaaggttacccctcagattcttattaaatcttttccccttcactttaaacctgttgcctttggttctcgattcaccaactctgggcaagagactctgtgcgtctacccgatctattcctctcatgattttatacacctctataagatcatccctcaacctcctgcgctccaaagaatagagacccagcttactcaacctctccctctagctcagaccCTTGTGTCTTGGCAACATCATcttaaatgttttgtttataggttaatttgcttctgtcaattgtccctcgtgtgtcgggTAGCGctggtgtgtggggtgatcgctggacggcgtggactcggtgggccgcagggcctgtttccactctgtatctctaaagtctgaacttCACAAGCATTGGGTGCTAGCTATGCAGAGGTTTAAATTGCAAGGTAAATCTGTTCCGTGTAAACTACTGATCAGACACATAGTATTATTTCAGTAAGATTTTCTTTCACATCTGACAGGTCATGGAAATATTGAAAAAGGAAATTTCAATAGGAAAAGGAAATATTGAAAAAAAGTCACAGAAATTTCATGACGCAAGTTATTTAACATTTATGAAAACATTCACGCCTTGAACTCACACATTTACTCACACAACATGTACAACTCTCTTTTTACAAATTATACAAAATATACATATATAATGTGCATGTCTATCAATGGAGTTACTTTGGCCTcgtggaacccttcttcatttcACTCCAGAGTTCCTGGAAGAATAAAAACAGGAAACTCACTGATGTATACAAACTTGCATCAGACGTTTGAACAATATAACCCAAACAGCAAAGACTACTGCCCTGCCCATCATAATAGTGATACACCAAATCTACACATTTGACATATCCTGATGTATGGCAAAATCGTATTTGgaaagaaaaatcatttttatatcaAACAAGTTTATCTGTTTGAAGTCAGATCCTCCAGTACAATTATAAGAATTAGCGTATCTCACTGTACAGATTCACTACCAATCATATCTTGTTTCCAAGGGAGAGAGTCATGTGAAAGTTGCAAAGCAGATGTTTGCACAAAGAATGTGTTAAATCAAAAGCAAGATACAATAAAGATGAAATCCTGCAAGTAAAACTGCTGAGAATAttcagtcagacagcatctccaaagAGGAAATGTTTCAGGTCACGAGCTTGAGATATTCCAGATTAATTATGAGAGGATATTAGTTCACAGTAAATAGATCATAAAACATTTTGTGGAAGGACAATACATATAGTTAAATGCTTAGACTTTACATTAAGCCTTGTATTAGCACCCTGCACTCCCATGTCATTATAAATAATGTGCTACAGTGCTTGATGTGGTAactgaaccttaattggtacatgtgacaataaaagacctttgaaacccatAATCCAGAAACTATTACCACCGAGCCAAGACTTGATGCCCAACGCGGCATTCTAGCGACTTTTGGCTCGGGATCACTTCTGTTTAGGATTCAGACTATCCACATTTATAAGCAATACTAGGGTATAGGGTATAGTATGAGGATCAACTTTGCCAACAATACAAACAAAACTGGATTCAGTTGGACAATTATTATATTAATGGAGATAAAGCCAGTTCAAATAGAAAAgcaaattaatgttttaaagaacATATATCACAATGTGATAAGGACATTGTAAACAAAGATAATGAATGCAGCTTTTATGGCAAAGGTAGAAGATGTAGATTATTGAGTTGGAAGGACCTCTAGacgcaggtttacactgaagatagacacaaaatgcaggagtaactcagcggggcaggcagcaactctggatagaaggaatgggtaatgttttgggtcgagacccttctacagacagacgtcatgggagagggagagacagagatgtggaagggtaaggtgtgaaaatgcgaTATCAAAGGGGTCgaagtaaaaataaaatggagaatagatcattgttagctaggggaaggtgacaacgaagcatacaaagatatatcaggaaggtagacaaaagtgctggagaaaatcagcgggtgcagcagcatctatggagcgaaggaaataggcaacgtttcagcccgaaacgttgcccatttccttcgctccatagatgctgctgcacccgctgagtttctccagcacttttgtctaccttcgattttaaagcatctgcagttccttcttaaacaaatgtaaTCAGGAaggcagtcagactggtcggagaactaggatgggggagggatggagagagagggaaagcaagggttacctaaagttagagaaatcataattcataccgctgggttgtaagctgcccaagcgaaatatgaggtgctgttcctcaaatttgaaaATGAAAGTTAGACACCACATTCTAAAATTGCACTGAAGCAATTGGGACACACATACTAAGCGTGAAGCTGCTTCATATGTAGAAAGAAGTTCTCACAGAAATGGTCTCACATGAGCAATTTAAAATCACAAAATAATTTGATATGCCGAGTACCAATTCCACTGATTGAGGAGTGTTTAAAGGGAGATTTGCAAGGTTATAACATACAAGGTCAGAGGTTATTTTAGATTGAAAACATCTTTTAAGGTTAGATAAGTGGTTAAAAACAACAGAATGGGGCTCATACTTTTAATCTTTTTGGTTCTAAACAAAAATTAACATCAGCAAAGTCTAACACATAAAGTCATGTCTTTACATCAATGATGCAATATGTCACTTGCACCAACAATTCCTCCTACTGTACAACTAGAAGCAAATTAAAAAAGCCAGTTTAGTTCATTTCCCAAATTCCTGATAGGGATAACAGCGTGTGAGAGCCAAAGAGGAGGCACCATAAAGTTTCCACGACAAAGATGGGATGCACACACAACACACTTGCCTTCTAAAAATGCAAATTCATCTGCAGCATCTACGGCATGATCTGAAAGAAAGATAAAACAAAATCATCTTTCAGCAATATGGACAatttcaaatcaaaatcaaaactgACTGAGGCAACGTCGTCCAATCCCCAACTTATCTCACAATCTCAACCTTTGGactgagggtgttgaatctgtggaattcattgtcacagaaggctgtggaggccgtcagtggatatttttaaggcagagataaatagattctcgaTTAATACAGGTGATAGGGgttaaggcaggggaatggggttgagagggaaagatacatcggccatgattgaatggcggagtagatttgatgggctgaatgtccttattagaaacatagaaattaggtgcaggagtaggccattcggcccttcgagcctgcaccgccattcaatatgatcatggctgatcatccaactcagtatcccgtacctgccttctctccataccctctgatccccttagccacaagggccacatctaactccctcttaaatatagccaatgaactggcctcgactaccctctgtggcagggagttccagagattcaccactctctgtgtgaaaaaagttcttctcatctcggttttaaaggatttcccccttatccttaagctgtgaccccttgtcctggacttccccaacatcgggagcaatcttcctgcatctagcctgtccaaccccttaagaattttgttattctgctcctatcacttatgaacttatgaaaatcgAGTTTGTCATGCACATCAAGAACAATGACTTTCATGCAAGCTGACATTGTGGAACATGATACGACAGCCAATCTGTCAGACTCACCCAAGTCCTTCCGCTGGATCGTTTTACGTTTTGCTTGCAGTGCAAATGTGTACGCATCCTTGGCAATCACCTCAACAAATAGCTCCTGTCAGCAGAAACAAACAAGCCGTTTCATCATTGGGGCATTTTGATCATCCAGGAGGTCTGTTACAGAATTCCAATGGGCCTCTGGTCTTTTTCAGAAACAGGCCTGTCCCTTTTCCCCTCAGACAGCCCAAAAGTAGACCCttgatgcatttttaaaataagaaaacctttaatttaaaatcaattctccctTGCATATAATCAATGTAATTGTTTAATATCAGAGATTACTTGAAAATATGTGAACTGCGGCACAATCATCGGAAATGGAAACTCGAAAGTAAATAAATCTGGATTTACCAATTACCAACTAGAAGGCTTCAATGTGTAATACAGCTGTTCCTAGCATGCAGACGCTGAATTAAAATCTACCCGAGGGCATTATTCTGAAGGAAAATAGGGGAAGATTTGACGTGCACAGATAGATCTCACGCTACATTAAACCAGTTGTAACATAGAGCTTTTGaattcagaaggtagacaaaaatgctggagaaacagcggatgatgaggcagcatctatggagcgaaggaaataggcgacgtttcgggtcgagacccttcttcagacattctgaaTTCAGAATATTGCTTTGCTGGATCTAACATTCGAGGGATCACAAGAACATTGTAAATGTGATCGCATCACTCTACATTATATTAATGCAAGTGATTGTCAGCTGGGAGCAATGTCTGAATCCCTGGAGGTGGCAGggttcccgcccccctccccatatccccatcccCTCCCAAAACCCATcccgcaataataataataaatactttattaatccccttattctggggaaattcagatgttcttgcaacacactaataaaaatacaacatagcattaaagaagatgtttaacataaaaacataaaaacatctccCCATCCTTTCATCCCTCCATccctgcaaagcaagaatttcattatcctatctgggacacatgacaataaactctcttgaatcttgaatcatccTCTCAAACCTCATCtccttatctctccctccctcccgcccgctCACCGTGGCCTTGCCGATGGCGAACACGGCCTCCTGACTCGCCAGCGTCACCTCGGGGTCGGCCTTTATCAGCCCCTTGATGCGGCTCAGCGGCAGGCGGAGCAGCTTCTGTTGTGGCCTCTCAGCCTCCGTCTCCGCCTCGGCGTCGAGCTGCGCGCTCTGCCGGCTCTCCTGCTCCTGGTCCTGGTCGTGATCgtcttcccccaccacccctaccGGCACCGGCGGCAATGCCGAACTCTCCGCGTCCTCCATGACCGGCCCTTCCCGCCCAACAGGCCGACCAATCACAGAGGCCCGACAGTGCGACCAATCACAGAAGCCCAACCAAGCGACCAATCACAAGGGTCCAGTGGTGTGGAACCAATCAGATGCCCAACAGGGCGACCAATCACAAGAACCCGACAGGGCGACCAATCACAGAAGCCCAACCAAGCGACCAATCACAAGGGTCCAGTGGTGTGGAACCAATCAGATGCCCAACAGGGCGACCAATCACAGAAGCCCAACCAAGCGACCAATCACAAGGGTCCAGTGGTGTGGAACCAATCAGATGCCCAACAGGGCGACCAATGACAAGAACCCGACAGGGCGACCAATGACAAGAATCCGACAGGGCGACCAATCACAGAAGCCCAACCAAGCGACCAATCACAAAGGTCCAATGGAACGGAACCAATCAGAGACCCACTGGAACGAACCAATCAGAAGCCCAACATGGAACCAATCACAGAGACCCAGTGGAGCAAACCAATCAGATGCCCAACAGGAAGACCAATCACAGAGGCCCAATGGAGCAAACCAATCAGATGACCAACAGGAAGATCAATCACAGAGGCCCACAGTGGAAATAAACCAATCAGAGGCCCGCGGTCGCACGCTCCACCAATCACGACCACTCTTCATTCACCAATCAAAACAGACAAGGAAGGTCTatccaaccaaagatcctataggatctttgtatcCAACCAGCTTGGCCCCAGCAGCCACTGTTGTGGACAAATATTATAGagcgctcctctataatctttggttgtggatgatcagccatggtgctggctccaagggccgaatggcctactcttgcacctattgcaaTTCAATTCAACTGTCTGGAGGAAGTGGGTGATGGAACTGACCCCCAAGTTTCAGATACAACTCACGGAAATCATATAAACGACAATCCCGCAGTTAAAACATATATCCTAGTGGAATAAAAAGCagctacgatacgatatgatagaactttatttatcccaggagggaaattgctgccaacagtcataaaacacaacaagtcaATCACAGATTTGTGGGGGGGTCATTCTACCCCACTGTagaagggggagaagttgtacagtttggtaaccacagggaaaaaggatctcctgtggtgtttttgtggaaccagtctgttgctgaaggtgctcctcagcttGACAGTGTGCCATGGAGggggtattgtccaagatgctccacagtttaaggatcatcctcccctccaagactatCGGCAGTGAATCCAaccacccccaggatggagccagccttcctgatgagcttgtcaaTGCTGTTGAAGGCCAACAtttaatttgccttccttattgTCTGCTGGCAATATCAGTTTTCAGTAGCACATGGTGAGTTCCCTTCTAAACCTCCTGCTCCATTTTAGACCCTTCTTAATAGCCACCATTGATGTTTTAGCTGTCGCCATCGAATATTTCTGTGagcatattattttttaattgcatTTATGTGAATCCACTTGGAATGCCTCATTAATGCAGCTTGTTGCTATCTCAGaaaggaaaggagatgaggaggaatttctttggtcagagggtagtgaatctgtggaattcattgtcacagatagttgtggaggccaagtcatggggTATTTTTAAGTGAGAGATTAACAGATTGCCAATGGTGATAATAGTTACGGGAAGGAGGCAGGGAAATGgcaggaaaatagatcagccatgattgaatggcggagtagactcgatgggcccatTGGCCCAGCTTCTCCTTCTATGAGAACATATTAAGCATGAGAATTGTACACACTTTCATTTATGATATGCTG includes:
- the pole4 gene encoding DNA polymerase epsilon subunit 4, translated to MEDAESSALPPVPVGVVGEDDHDQDQEQESRQSAQLDAEAETEAERPQQKLLRLPLSRIKGLIKADPEVTLASQEAVFAIGKATELFVEVIAKDAYTFALQAKRKTIQRKDLDHAVDAADEFAFLEGTLE